From Periophthalmus magnuspinnatus isolate fPerMag1 chromosome 6, fPerMag1.2.pri, whole genome shotgun sequence:
AAACTTTAACAAACTATGTGAAGAATATGTCCAGTgagtaaaatataaacatacttGTTTCTGAAAACCACTGCACTCATTCCTATTAACATCTGAAATTGCTCTTTCTAATAGGCAGCACTTTAATCTGTCTGTGCTGGAAGCTAAGCTCCGTGCCATCCAAACAGTCTCAGTCCTGCTTCAAGGGCCAAGTGAGGTCGGCAACAGAACTCTGGAGCTGTCAGGAATGATGGATGCTGTGATAGCTCTGTGTGCATCCGAAGATGTGATtcaccagcaggtggcagtagAAGCTCTCATCCACGCCGCTGGTAAAGCCAAAAGAGCATCATTTATCACCGCTAATGGAGTGGCACTGCTAAAGGACCTCTACAAGAAGAGTGAGAATGACAGGATACGTGTGCGAGCTTTGGTGGTGAGTGGTCCAGAAACTTTCAAACTTTCAAGTAAAAAGCATAAAATCTTTTAATCTCCGTCAAACTTTCAATTGTCCTCATAAAGGGTTTGTGCAAGCTTGGATCAGCTGGAGGGACAGATTTCAGCATGAAGCAGTTTGCAGAGGGATCCACGCTGAAGCTAGCAAAGCAGTGCAGAAAGTAAATATGATCAAAAGGCAGTGTTTTCACTCCAGTTTGGTGTCTAAtgaaaatgcattaaaacaaGTCAATATTCTCTACAGGTGGCTGTGTAATGAATCCTTACCTCCAACATCCCGGCGCTGGTCTGTCGAAGGCCTTGCTTATCTCACTTTTGATGCAGATGTGAAGGAAGATTTGGTTGAAGACAAGAATGCCCTCAAGGCCATGTTTGAACTAGCAAAAGTAAGAATTTCAGCTGAAGGCGATAATCAGCCTGACCAGTGCTGTGCATGAAATTATCAACTCAAGACTGATTTATTCAACTGATTCTGCTCATGCATGTGCTAATGCACTGGTCTGAAATTGTGTagctttttagtttttttaaataattttcccCAAGGGAATTTTCAATTGGCtgaaaggtacagtatgtaactttctgcaggTGGCACATAActtgcataattccatggaaatagaaggttaaaaccatacttttgaACATTCTCTATAGAGATATATAAGTTGTatgtcataatgtggaataGTTAAGTCAAATgcacaacatttccatggagataagctcTTCCAGactaaataagagtcaggtttgtggagatgcaagcccacttacTGTAAGGATGCATATTTTTCTACCTTTTTGAGTGTCgtgaacacaaccaaaatgaaaaaaaacattcttttatttcagtcaatttttggttaaaaagttacatactgtggctttaagacatattgtgtgtgtatctgtagctttgttttattcttaatttgATTCAGGTGCTTGTGGCAGCATtaagggtgcgttcacactttgGTTCTGGGTCGAGCTCAGTTCAATTCTGATGTgaacttggtttggtcttgttctagtcctggtctagttctggtcttcAGGtatagttccaggtttagtccgagtttaatcttaattttaatGACGtgtttgtgcaagtgtgaatgcaccttAAGTCTGTGTCCAGcccaactccacacagacaaatTACAACTGTATCCAAACTGAATTATTACTTGCAGCTACATGTAAACTAgcatgtaaatatttatttttatctctaCAGTCTGAAGATAAGACGGTCCTGTTTGCGGTTGGTTCTACTTTGGTAAACTGCACCAACAGCTATGATGTGGAGAAACCAGACCCACAAATGGTGGAACTGGCCAAGTACGCGAAGCAGCACGTACCTGAAGAACATcctaaagtaaaaagaaaactaTCATGATATGTAGCATCACAAAATATTCATCAAAAGCATCTGTAATCTCATtatgctgttttatttatacaaaaggATGCTCCTTCCTATGTAGAGAAGAGGCTGGTGAAGCTGCTTGATGCTGGGGTAGTATCTGCATTGGTGTGTATGGTCAAAAATGAGAGTCCAGCTCTTACAGAGGCTTGTAGAGAATCCATTGCCAGGTATACACtgtttttacttatattttcaCAGTAAATTTCTTTCAATCAGCTAATTAATTAACAATTCTCTTCACAGGGTATTTTTAGCTTTGGTAGAACGTCAGGAGGACAGAGGCACTGTTGTTGCACAGGGCGGAGGAAAGGTAGACACTTTGCTTTCACTTACGTTCCTACACTATGTCTACACTATAAATTATTCttgcatttttgttattttacagGCTCTAATCCCTCTTGCCACTGACAACACAGACATGGGCAAAATAAAAGCAGCCCAAGCCTTGGCAAAAATAACTATTACATCAAATCCAGAAATTGCCTTTCCGGGAGAAAGGGTAGGAACAACAAATATGTAACGGATTCACAAAAAATATCTGGTCATTACTGTACTGTGATTCACTTCAGCTTGTTCAGGTGCTCAGatatataatacttttttttcttaattattcgTGATCTGTGTTTGCAGGTTTATGAAGTGGTGCGTCCACTTGTCAGCCTTTTGAGCCTGGAATGCACCATGCTGCAAAACTTTGAGGCACTAATGGGGCTAACCAATCTGGCTGGCATCAGTGAAAGACTCAGGTTGACCACAAGGGGGAGCTCTTAGCCAACTTACTTCTTTACTAAGTTTATGTAGCAGAactcttataataataataataataatacattttatttgttaggcgcctttcaaggctctcaaggtcaccgtacacatatacacacatacacaatacaaatagaacaatgtaaaatgattaaaaatacatttaaaaacaaatatagattaaaagacagagcagttatggtcagagtgagaaggcctttctaaacagataagttttgagtttagatttgaagtgtgggagtgagtgtgtgttgcggaggtcgtgagggagggagttccagagctggggagcagagcagctgaaggctctacTCCCCATAGTGAcgagacgggcaggagggacagtgaggtgcagggaagaggaggagcggagggagcgggcgggtgtggagatgtgaatgaggtcagacaggtatggaggggccaggttgtggagagctttgtatgtgaggagtatgattttgtagtgtatgcggtgcgtgatggggagccagtggagctgttgcaggacaggtgtgatgtggtgatgggagggtgtgtgtgtgataatgcgggcagctgagttttggaccagttggagtttatggagtgatttctgtgggagtccgaacaaaagagaattgcaataatcaatacgagaagtgaccaggctatggatgaggatggcggtggtgtgtggggtgagtgagggacggaggcggtggatgtttctgatgtggaaataggcggaccgggtgatgttgttgatatgggaggtgaaggaaagtgtgctgtcgaggatgacacccagactctttacctgaggggagggggagatagaggagccatcaatagatatggaaaaaggatttattttgctaagggtggatttggtgccgacaagtaagagttctgttttattgccgttaagtttgaggaagtttgaggtgaaccaggtttgtatttctgtgaggcagtctgtcagggaagagggtggaagtgtagagttgggtttactggaaatgtagagctgggtgtcatccgcgtaacagtgaaagtgaatgtggtgttttctaaagatggaaccaagggggagaagatagattagaaagagcagaggaccgaGGACAGAACCCTGAGGAACACCTGATGTGACAGGGAAGGGGTGTGATGCATCTTTTATGGCCAGGTGTCATTTAGCCTGTAGTTTTTTGCATCATAAAATAACTTTTCTATACATATGTAATTAAAGAACTGTTGTGttgatataataaataataaaatgcgttgtttttttttttttataggcaAAAGATTATCAAAGAGAAGGCAGTACCAAAAATTGAAGGCTACATGTTTGAGGAGCATGATCTTGTCAGAGCATCTGCCACTGAATGTATGTGTAATCTTGTACTGAGTGAAGAGGTGAGAAATCTAATGTTAACCTAAGACAACTtctgtatattgtgtgtatgtaGTGATCgtatatgtgtttgtttttttgttttaggtaCAGAAGCTATACCTGGCAAAGGGAAATGATCGTCTTAAGCTGCTGGTGCTCTAcagtggagaggaggatgagagactTCGTAGAGCAGCTTCAGGAACACTGGCCATGTTGACGGCTGAGCAGCCAGAGCTGTGTGCACGCATCCCTGAAACTGTAAGTACTGCAGCTCATAGTGGTGAAGTTATTTATATAAGTTATTTATACAGGCAATTTCAGTAGAACATCTGAACAGGGGGTGCATTGCCTCAGCTAAAATAAGTCTAGTGctacttatttaattttttgtatcCCGGTTACCTGATTTAGGACTGAAGAGTAAAGGATAATCTCGTTTTATTAACACAAGTTtggacaaaaccaaaaaaataggtgttgattatttgtgattttagtTCTCAGATGTGCGCTGATAataatgaaattaaatattctctctttctctttcttttcctttccAGACAACCCACTGGCTGGAGATCATCCAGGCTCTACTCCTTTGTGAAATTGTAGATTTGCGACATCGAGGTGTGGTGGTTGTTCAGAACATGATGCTAGCAGACAAGAGTTTGGCTGAAAAACTAATGGAAAGTGAAGCTTTAGAAATTCTGACAGTCTTAGCCAAGGGAGAAGAAGGTGTAAACAGCCAAGTTTCTAAAATTGCCCAAAACTGTCTGGACAAAGCGATTGAGTACGGTATAAtcaagaacagagagaaagaatagGCATATTTCAGCACTATATAAATGATGACCAAATATATTAAGTATTATCTTTGACCAATAAGCATTTCACCAGTCCAACATTACGCTATGTGGTAGTGATATCTGTTATTCAAACTACAatccattttgaacattttatgacTTCAGCAAATACATACCGACTGATGGTTTGTCACTGTTTCTTATGCACTACAGTTGTAAATCTAAGCGTTTATtacttttatcttttaaataccaccatgtttttcactgtCATCATtcctttatatatatttttcacatgAAGTGTTTTAATAAAATACCAAATGAGTGAATTGCATTAGGCTATTACTTTTTGACTTTTATTACATGTGTTCAGTGATTCATTTTTCAGAAAGAAGACAAATtcttaaaaatgataaaaggaaataaataaatgagacaaaaaataaaatgattgattaaaaaaatgcaaaattgaaTTGATCTAAAAGAAATATTAATAACATAAACGTAGGGCCggctctagctttcaggggggcctaagctgaatttgcctctggggcccctgacagcagatgcctcctggttcagctgttggtgattcacatttgacacattctgactctgctctcatcactttgaccaactgtatttgtgtttatctgaccgacatcagactgaaaacatccagaatgtcacaactaccacagtcacaagaacagaacacaaacatataaaggGGGGGtgtcaagatttttttaattgtagacattttttcttcatttctggtggattttaatgtgttccagttggggACAGtggcttacatttacattatgtcgggtccttgcaccggtgtaaacacagagctgccctcacctctgcccgactcaaaaacaaatgtagctgCAGCAGAAATTTTgctgctatagaaataaaacaaatgtaatcgtttgagagggatatttatgctgctgtaaacacacaagccctgtgcccaataaaacttgatatattatattattttcaatataaatggatgagctcttgggggccctctggtgacCTTGGGGCCCTTAGCAGCtgtttagtctgcttataggttGGGCCGGCCCTGCATAAGCGTAGCAAGCtgccagttaaaaaaaaaaaaacttgtcatCCTGAATATTGTCCAATCTGGCAACCTGTGGACGACTTTGGATCACGTGACAGAGCAAAACAGCGCGTGGAGAGAAGGTGCACTGTTTGTGAATGTGGACAGTTTGTACCTCACTTAACCTCACTGCAaatggttatttttatttatttatttgtattttttcaatgcGTTGGTTTGGCTTCGGCTTTAATGGATTTGGACAGCTCATTGCGCATGTGCAGACCGCCACAGAGGACAAAACTGATGCTGCAAACGAGATTAAAGTCATCTGCCCCACGTtagtaaataaaagtgtaaagAAATGCATTTGTGGACTTAAAGCATCAGCAGAATTAAAGCAAATCCGAGCAAGTTGGAGTAGAAGACTGTCTCTACTGGAGGGTAAGACTTCCTTGATTATTATGAAGGTATAATTGACCTATTGCATTAGTGTTTCATTGTGGTTTTGCAGATGGCTGTGGTGTTTTCCTGGATGGGTTCAAAGGAGTCAGCAGCAGCTCTAATAAGTGCTGTGGTTTTGTAGAGCAGAGCCGTGGATGCAAAGATGCTGCAAACAGTGAATCCCAGTTCACACTCGCTTTTCAGGACAGAATTGAGGTGTGGGACTTTGAGAGGAGCGAGAATGGTCCTGTGTGGAGCGTGGATATAAGACCTTCTGTAGAAACATCTGGTAATTGGTTATTCACAGGTTATTCACAGATTTACCCGATGCCAAACTgtgtatttttgcatattttgagCTGGTGCAGGCAGTTTTTTGTAAGAAGgcatgggacaatattgaaactTTGAGTGacgattaacaattatatcacgataatgattaaagttgctatgaatatgaataattataactttaacagagaatattacgGATTAGCAGGGCCGTTGTCAGAAATTTGGGGCCCGTGGCAAACAGCCTCACATGGCCCCCctgtaaaacaaattaataagaATAGAGTACAATTCTGggccctaagaccctggggccctgGACAACAGACCTCTTTGTCCCTTCCTGTCGATTCTCCTGTGGATAAGTCGttttttctgcatatttaggtgatttaatggcgattatctttgttgccaattatcacgattatataaaatgtcccacgaacgattattgtcaactCTTTTTTAGCacgataaattatattattgtttattgtcccatcccttgTAGTAAATCTTTTTGGTCTGCTTGATAATACTACACATCCAGGCTTCATATTCAAGGTCCTAGATTAAGT
This genomic window contains:
- the unc45a gene encoding protein unc-45 homolog A, producing MSEEEKDPSALKEKGNAYFKSGNLDAALSCYTKALKLSENEADCAVLYRNRCACYLKLEDYSKVELDATKALDTDPADVKARFRRAQAYQKLGRLDQAFVDTQRCAQLEPKNKAFQDLLRQLGVQIQQKSAQLNSTDARVQQMFTLLMDDSAKESDRHKAAQNLVVLSREDAGAEQIFRNDGVKLIEKLLKSKQEDIVLSALRTLVGLCTGHQSRTMAIVNELGMQQLCAVMGSGDATVSLAACHLLQVMFEALTEGMKRDIRGKEEAILPEPSKELRSMLRHLLDMMPAANVSGPGRDNAINLLVKQVPRKSLKNPDNSLTLWVIDQGLKKILEVAGTVAEIAKGPPLTDNSHMSCSVLLSKLYDDLKGDKERENFNKLCEEYVQQHFNLSVLEAKLRAIQTVSVLLQGPSEVGNRTLELSGMMDAVIALCASEDVIHQQVAVEALIHAAGKAKRASFITANGVALLKDLYKKSENDRIRVRALVGLCKLGSAGGTDFSMKQFAEGSTLKLAKQCRKWLCNESLPPTSRRWSVEGLAYLTFDADVKEDLVEDKNALKAMFELAKSEDKTVLFAVGSTLVNCTNSYDVEKPDPQMVELAKYAKQHVPEEHPKDAPSYVEKRLVKLLDAGVVSALVCMVKNESPALTEACRESIARVFLALVERQEDRGTVVAQGGGKALIPLATDNTDMGKIKAAQALAKITITSNPEIAFPGERVYEVVRPLVSLLSLECTMLQNFEALMGLTNLAGISERLRQKIIKEKAVPKIEGYMFEEHDLVRASATECMCNLVLSEEVQKLYLAKGNDRLKLLVLYSGEEDERLRRAASGTLAMLTAEQPELCARIPETTTHWLEIIQALLLCEIVDLRHRGVVVVQNMMLADKSLAEKLMESEALEILTVLAKGEEGVNSQVSKIAQNCLDKAIEYGIIKNREKE